One window of the Triticum dicoccoides isolate Atlit2015 ecotype Zavitan chromosome 3B, WEW_v2.0, whole genome shotgun sequence genome contains the following:
- the LOC119280179 gene encoding protein Brevis radix-like 1, whose amino-acid sequence MAETLPGGVAENGKLPRLPGIPLPSDISTIVTESLGSPGSSGVQEQTSDGPDGLLVSDGSSSVRNKASHPEITNNGSIPPDAESHHKAEWVEQDEPGVYITLTALPGGANGLKRVRFSRKRFSETQAEQWWRGNRARVSQQYNIQWDDK is encoded by the exons ATGGCCGAAACGTTGCCTGGAGGAGTAGCAGAGAACGGCAAGCTACCACGCCTTCCTGGAATTCCTTTACCAAGTGACATATCAACCATAGTCACCGAAAGTTTGGGCAGCCCGGGAAGTTCAGGGGTACAAGAACAAACTTCGGACGGTCCTGATGGGTTGCTTGTTTCTGATGGATCAAGTTCTGTTAGGAACAAAGCAAGTCATCCAGAAATAACCAATAATGGAAGTATACCACCAGATGCAGAATCCCACCACAAGGCTGAATGGGTAGAGCAAGATGAACCAGGTGTTTATATCACTCTCACTGCCTTGCCTGGAGGGGCCAACGGTCTCAAGCGAGTTCGGTTCAG CCGGAAGAGGTTCAGTGAGACACAGGCAGAACAATGGTGGCGGGGGAACAGGGCAAGGGTGTCCCAGCAGTACAATATCCAGTGGGATGACAAATAG
- the LOC119278721 gene encoding uncharacterized protein LOC119278721 isoform X1, protein MLAPVHVDGIVAEGLLPGEPRPASVSTRGHANKIDLNACLLMCVCGCCWLLLLCTSAWFRFDMSGLKYAPELKKYLERHCRDGLRPVGSWLFQLEQYLRCILHLPYHGVVADIGGGLGGLAQNGILERSETNQLWSVGRGACRFVLEGAREPVATGKGAKEASVAPEQQFQ, encoded by the exons ATGCTGGCGCCCGTGCACGTTGATGGCATTGTGGCGGAAGGTCTTCTTCCTGGGGAGCCGCGCCCAGCCTCAGTCTCCACCCGCGGCCACGCTAACAAGATAG ATCTCAATGCTTGCTTGCTAATGTGCGTGTGTGGATGttgctggttgctgctgctgtgcaCGTCTGCTTG GTTCAGGTTCGATATGTCAGGGCTAAAGTACGCTCCTGAGTTAAAGAAATACCTCGAGAGACACTGTAG GGACGGATTAAGACCTGTGGGAtcatggctctttcagcttgagc AGTATTTGCGATGTATCCTTCACTTACCATACCACGGGGTTGTTGCGGATATTGGTGGAGGACTTGGTGGTCTAGCGCAAAATGGAATCCTAGAAAGAAGTGAAACTAATCAGCTATGGTCAGTCGGCAGAGGCGCATGCAGGTTTGTGCTTGAGGGTGCACGCGAGCCGGTGGCTACAGGCAAAGG AGCAAAGGAGGCTTCTGTGGCGCCGGAGCAACAATTTCAGTGA
- the LOC119278721 gene encoding uncharacterized protein LOC119278721 isoform X2, whose product MDLMQGGSSKIRTAARPTHDGTHIADDAVPGLEKRSQECPPQYCIATIFKDASLDVVRDFFWDDDFRVKNTWDNICSTRLNDGCTKTGTMVVCWVRKFPFFCNDREYVIGRRVWASGKTYYCANKVFYEMSSVRKYLSSK is encoded by the exons ATGGACTTGATGCAGGGAGGGTCGTCGAAGATAAGGACGGCGGCCCGGCCTACACATGATGGAACACACATTGCCGACGATGCGGTACCAGGGCTAGAGAAGAGATCCCAAG AATGCCCGCCGCAGTACTGCATTGCCACTATCTTCAAAGACGCGTCGCTGGATGTTGTTAGGGATTTCTTCTGGGATGATGACTTCCGGGTCAAGAACACTTGGGACAATATCTGCAGCACGAGATTGAACGACGGGTGCACAAAGACTGGAACAATGGTTGTTTGCTGGGTCAGGAAG TTTCCATTCTTCTGCAACGACAGGGAGTATGTTATCGGTCGCAGGGTCTGGGCATCGGGAAAGACGTACTACTGCGCTAATAAG GTGTTTTATGAAAtgtcctccgtccgaaaatacttgtcatcaaaatga
- the LOC119278723 gene encoding (DL)-glycerol-3-phosphatase 2-like — MASVDAGEGQAAPAPRATVSHVIFDMDGLLLDTEGFYTEVQERILARYGKVFDWSLKAKMMGKKAMESARIFVDECGLAGLLTPEQFLEEREGMLQELFPSCAVLPGVVRLIHHLHANEIPICVATGSHKRHFALKTQNHQEMFALMHHVVMGDDPEVKAGKPSPDIFLAAMRRFEGNVEPSKCLVFEDAPSGVGAAKNAGMYAVMVPDPRLDVSYQKEADQVLSSLLDFNPTEWGLPPFKE; from the exons ATGGCATCGGTGGACGCCGGCGAGGGGCAGGCGGCGCCGGCGCCCAGGGCCACCGTCTCACACGTCATCTTCGACATGGACGGCCTCCTCCTCG ACACGGAGGGGTTCTACACGGAGGTGCAGGAGAGGATCCTGGCGAGGTACGGCAAGGTGTTCGACTGGTCCCTCAAGGCCAAGATGATgggcaagaaggccatggagtcgGCGCGCATCTTCGTCGACGAGTGCGGCCTCGCCGGCCTGCTCACCCCGGAGCAGTTCCTCGAGGAGCGCGAGGGCATGCTGCAGGAGCTCTTCCCCTCCTGCGCCGTCCTGCCCG GGGTAGTACGATTGATTCATCATCTCCATGCAAACGAAATACCTATCTGTGTTGCGACAGG ATCCCATAAACGTCATTTTGCACTAAAGACACAGAACCACCAGGAAATGTTTGCCTTGATGCATCATGTTGTCATGGGGGATGACCCTGAGGTGAAGGCTGGCAAGCCATCTCCTGATATTTTCCTTGCTGCCATGAGAAGATTTGAG GGTAATGTAGAACCAAGTAAGTGCTTGGTCTTTGAAGATGCGCCATCAGGTGTAGGAGCAGCTAAGAATGCTGGCAT GTATGCAGTGATGGTCCCAGATCCGAGGCTGGATGTTTCGTATCAGAAAGAAGCTGACCAAGTCCTCAGTTCCCTGTTAGATTTCAACCCGACCGAATGGGGCTTGCCACCTTTTAAAGAGTAG